The following is a genomic window from Bosea sp. RAC05.
CCGGCGGCGGGCCTCGAGCGCATTGCCCCAGCCCAGCGCGCGCAGGTCGCGCAGCAGCCCGAAGACGTCGCGATAGCGCACGGTCACGACCTCGCTGTCGACGACCGGCAGCGCGAATCCGGCCCGCTGCAGCAGGCTGCCAAGATCGCGCAGATCGGCGAAGGGCGCGACCCGCGGGCTGGCGCCGCCCGCGGTCTCGGCTTCCGCCTCCAGCAGCACCTGCCGCAATTCGTGGAGCGTGCGGCCGCCGAGCAGGCAGCCGATGAACAGCCCGTCCGGCCGCAAGGCGCGGCGGATCTGGATCAGCGCGCCCGGCAGGTCGTTGACGCCCTGCAGCGCGAGCAGCGAGGCACAGAGATCGAGGCTCGCTGCGGCCAGAGGCAGGCGTTCGAGATCGCCGACCCAATCGCTCCGGCCGCCCGGGGCCTCCGCCATGTGCAGCACCGACTCCGCCTTGCCGGCGAGGACGGGCACCGCCAGCGGCAGGGGCGAGCCGAGATCGGCCGCCCGTTCGAAGCGGCGCAGCACCGCCGCCAGCCGCTCCTCGAGATCCTCCGCGGCGCGCTGCAGCAGGAAATCCGGATAGCCGGCCGCCAGCGCCCGCGTCAGCCGCCGCCGACCCAGCGCCCGGTCGAAGACGCGGGCTGCATCACTCACGCGTGGCGTCCCGGCAGGGGCCGTCTCACAGACGGTCCAGCAGCCGCTCGAGTTCCTGCCGCAGCTGCGGCCCGAGATCCTGGCGGTCGAGCGCATAGGCGACATTGGCCGCCAGGAAGCCCATCTTCGAGCCGGTGTCGTAGATGTCGCCGTCGAACCGCACGGCGTGGAAGGGCTCCAGACGCGACAGCGCGATCATCGAATCGGTCAGCTGGATCTCGCCGCCCGCGCCGGGCTCCTGGTTGGCGAGCAGGTTGAAGATCGTCGGCTGCA
Proteins encoded in this region:
- a CDS encoding methyltransferase domain-containing protein, producing the protein MSDAARVFDRALGRRRLTRALAAGYPDFLLQRAAEDLEERLAAVLRRFERAADLGSPLPLAVPVLAGKAESVLHMAEAPGGRSDWVGDLERLPLAAASLDLCASLLALQGVNDLPGALIQIRRALRPDGLFIGCLLGGRTLHELRQVLLEAEAETAGGASPRVAPFADLRDLGSLLQRAGFALPVVDSEVVTVRYRDVFGLLRDLRALGWGNALEARRRTGLRRDTLMRAAALYAERHADGDGRLRATFEIVWLSGWAPHESQQKPLRPGSAKARLADALGVPEIGTGDRAGG